One part of the Granulicella arctica genome encodes these proteins:
- a CDS encoding CPCC family cysteine-rich protein — protein MKIIRYDSRTGERIEYEDGNPPPILSCVCPCCNCKTLAKRGSFEICPVCFWEDDGQDNHDADEVHGGPNGALTLTEARQNFQNFGACEENMLPNVRPPYDDEKRTSC, from the coding sequence ATGAAGATAATCCGCTATGACTCCAGAACAGGCGAACGCATTGAGTATGAAGATGGCAATCCTCCGCCAATCCTAAGCTGCGTCTGTCCGTGCTGTAATTGCAAGACTCTTGCAAAGCGAGGTAGTTTTGAAATCTGCCCCGTCTGCTTCTGGGAGGACGACGGACAAGACAATCATGATGCCGATGAAGTTCACGGAGGGCCAAACGGGGCGTTGACTCTAACGGAAGCAAGGCAGAATTTCCAGAACTTCGGGGCTTGCGAAGAAAATATGTTGCCGAACGTTCGGCCGCCGTACGACGATGAAAAGAGGACCTCATGCTGA